One segment of Streptomyces sp. NBC_01463 DNA contains the following:
- a CDS encoding carbohydrate ABC transporter permease, giving the protein MREATVRDAARKPARRASREGRMWPAHVLLTLGAVITVFPLVWELLTSFKSFGESVQVPPTILPAHWDWSNYSKVFDGIPFGRQFINTVVMALLRTAAQLLLCSMAAYAFARIRFPGRGAIFLAFLAVLMVPGQLFLLPQYQIMQNLGWLDSMQALVVPGMFSAFGTFLLRQFFMGLPEELEEAARLDGANPFTVFWRIALPLARPGLLALGILTFLWSWNDLMWPLIVNTDPAKMPLSAGLASLQGAHLTEYPVLMAGSLLATLPVIIVFVAMQRQFIQGIAFSGMKG; this is encoded by the coding sequence ATGCGTGAGGCGACTGTGCGTGACGCTGCGCGTAAGCCGGCGCGGCGGGCGAGCCGCGAAGGCAGGATGTGGCCCGCCCACGTCCTGCTCACCCTCGGCGCGGTCATCACCGTGTTCCCCCTGGTGTGGGAGCTGCTCACCTCCTTCAAGAGCTTCGGCGAGTCCGTGCAGGTGCCGCCGACGATCCTGCCCGCGCACTGGGACTGGTCGAACTACAGCAAGGTCTTCGACGGGATCCCCTTCGGCCGGCAGTTCATCAACACCGTCGTGATGGCGCTGCTGCGCACCGCGGCCCAGCTGCTGCTCTGCTCGATGGCGGCCTACGCCTTCGCCCGGATCCGCTTCCCCGGGCGCGGGGCGATCTTCCTGGCCTTCCTTGCCGTGCTGATGGTGCCCGGACAGCTGTTCCTGCTCCCGCAGTACCAGATCATGCAGAACCTCGGCTGGCTGGACTCCATGCAGGCCCTCGTGGTGCCCGGCATGTTCTCCGCCTTCGGCACCTTCCTGCTGCGCCAGTTCTTCATGGGGCTGCCGGAGGAGCTGGAGGAGGCGGCACGCCTGGACGGTGCCAATCCGTTCACCGTCTTCTGGCGCATCGCTCTGCCGCTGGCCCGCCCCGGGCTGCTGGCGCTGGGCATCCTCACGTTCCTGTGGTCCTGGAACGACCTGATGTGGCCGCTGATCGTGAACACCGACCCGGCCAAGATGCCGTTGTCGGCCGGCCTGGCCTCGCTCCAGGGCGCCCACCTGACCGAGTACCCGGTACTGATGGCCGGCTCCCTCCTGGCGACTCTCCCGGTGATCATCGTGTTCGTCGCGATGCAGCGCCAGTTCATCCAGGGCATCGCCTTCTCCGGCATGAAGGGCTGA
- a CDS encoding sugar ABC transporter permease: MSLDVRTRSAVPAQRSGPDVLDQRELRRRERRFRNRDKWWGYALIAPAGLGLAVFYLWPVVQTLYYSFTEWGAFGGTTWIGLSNYRTLVGDPEFWHSLGNTGIYTGLVLLGIPLSMALAVLLNIKGLRGTGVYRTLYFLPVVTMPAAVAVVWRWLYNGDAGILNHALSSIGIDGTYWVSDPHTIRFAVAVVGVWMTVGYNMILLLAGLQSIPGDYYEAAALDGAGRVRQFFSVTLPLLSPTLFFTTVLSIIQSLQVFDLVYLIIGANTTNSLQNPAYGEGQTVVMLFFQKAFFDNQRGYGAAIVCVLFVLIMALTTVQFRLQKRWVHYA; encoded by the coding sequence ATGAGCCTCGATGTGCGTACGCGTTCCGCCGTACCGGCGCAGCGCTCCGGGCCGGACGTCCTGGACCAGCGGGAGCTGCGCCGGCGCGAGCGCCGCTTCAGGAACCGGGACAAGTGGTGGGGCTACGCCCTGATCGCCCCGGCCGGCCTCGGCCTCGCGGTCTTCTACCTGTGGCCGGTGGTGCAGACGCTGTACTACAGCTTCACCGAGTGGGGCGCCTTCGGCGGGACCACCTGGATCGGCCTGTCCAACTACCGCACGCTGGTGGGCGACCCGGAGTTCTGGCACTCGCTGGGCAACACGGGCATCTACACCGGGCTGGTGCTGCTCGGCATCCCGCTGTCGATGGCCCTCGCCGTGCTGCTCAACATCAAGGGCCTGCGCGGCACCGGCGTGTACCGCACGCTCTACTTCCTGCCGGTGGTCACGATGCCCGCCGCCGTCGCGGTGGTCTGGCGCTGGCTCTACAACGGCGACGCCGGCATCCTCAACCACGCACTGTCGTCGATCGGCATCGACGGCACCTACTGGGTGTCCGACCCGCACACCATCCGCTTCGCGGTGGCGGTCGTCGGCGTGTGGATGACCGTCGGCTACAACATGATCCTGCTGCTGGCCGGACTGCAGAGCATCCCCGGCGACTACTACGAGGCGGCGGCACTCGACGGCGCGGGACGGGTGCGGCAGTTCTTCTCGGTCACCCTGCCGCTGCTGAGCCCCACCCTGTTCTTCACCACCGTGCTCTCGATCATCCAGTCCCTGCAGGTCTTCGACCTGGTGTACCTGATCATCGGCGCCAACACGACGAACTCGCTCCAGAACCCCGCCTACGGCGAGGGCCAGACCGTCGTGATGCTCTTCTTCCAGAAGGCGTTCTTCGACAACCAGCGCGGCTACGGCGCGGCCATCGTCTGCGTGCTGTTCGTCCTGATCATGGCGCTGACCACCGTCCAGTTCCGGTTGCAGAAGAGGTGGGTCCACTATGCGTGA